A section of the Engraulis encrasicolus isolate BLACKSEA-1 chromosome 8, IST_EnEncr_1.0, whole genome shotgun sequence genome encodes:
- the kctd14 gene encoding BTB/POZ domain-containing protein KCTD14 produces the protein MSLPDFKSSNKPSSPGVQLHSAIVQLNVGGHMFTSTLGTLRKVPNSKLADMLTGPPKHKADAEGRIFIDRDGTHFGQVLEYLRTETLPSHHLPEVYREAVYYGLRPLTKLLEETPQLFGETVGRQQFLSRVPNYQENLEIIMRVARAEAIAARYSNIIVCVLRSEEDLARYSDALHSLNAEKESVVSFGPWKAPATVEDLLDCIKMDIEAKGYRVSFQPHHIDKTFLFKSYDYFYKLTFKWW, from the exons ATGAGTCTCCCCGACTTCAAGTCTTCTAATAAACCATCGTCTCCCGGTGTGCAGTTG CACTCAGCCATTGTGCAACTAAATGTCGGCGGCCACATGTTCACCTCCACCCTCGGTACCCTGAGGAAGGTGCCCAACTCCAAACTGGCAGACATGCTGACTGGCCCTCCAAAGCACAAGGCTGACGCAGAGGGGCGCATCTTCATAGACAGGGACGGCACGCACTTTGGCCAGGTCCTTGAGTACCTGCGAACAGAAACTCTGCCCAGCCACCATCTTCCAGAGGTGTATCGCGAGGCGGTCTACTACGGGCTCAGGCCTCTGACCAAGCTGCTGGAGGAGACGCCGCAGCTGTTTGGGGAGACGGTGGGGAGGCAGCAGTTCTTGTCCCGAGTGCCCAACTACCAAGAGAACCTGGAGATCATCATGAGAGTGGCGCGGGCCGAGGCCATCGCCGCACGCTACTCcaacatcattgtgtgtgtgctgaggtctGAGGAGGACCTGGCGCGATACAGTGATGCTCTGCACAGTCTGAACGCTGAGAAGGAGTCCGTGGTGAGCTTCGGGCCGTGGAAGGCCCCGGCCACCGTGGAGGACCTTCTGGACTGCATCAAAATGGACATCGAGGCCAAAGGATATAGGGTGTCCTTTCAGCCTCACCACATTGACAAGACTTTCTTATTCAAGAGCTATGACTATTTTTACAAACTCACTTTCAAATGGTGGTGA